A stretch of Flavobacterium sp. N2270 DNA encodes these proteins:
- a CDS encoding regulatory protein RecX produces MENAKNKTYNLQEIKQKLEYYCVYQERCFKEIDEKLNSFFLIPAAKEEILIHLIENNYVNEERFAQSFARGKHNYKNWGRNRIKNELKFRNISSRLIDIGLKEIDNESYLEKFNSLAEKHWETIKEKKGSKKNKKFIDYFLRRGFETNLIYEKLRELDVL; encoded by the coding sequence TTGGAAAACGCAAAAAACAAAACGTATAACCTTCAGGAAATCAAGCAAAAGCTAGAGTATTATTGCGTTTACCAAGAAAGGTGTTTTAAAGAGATTGACGAAAAATTAAATTCTTTTTTTTTAATACCCGCTGCCAAAGAAGAGATTTTGATTCATCTTATTGAAAATAATTATGTTAATGAAGAGCGTTTTGCTCAAAGTTTTGCCCGAGGAAAGCACAATTATAAAAACTGGGGAAGAAATAGGATTAAGAATGAGCTAAAATTTAGAAATATTTCGTCAAGACTTATAGATATTGGCCTAAAAGAAATTGATAACGAAAGTTATTTGGAAAAGTTTAATTCTTTAGCTGAGAAACATTGGGAAACCATAAAAGAGAAAAAAGGCTCTAAGAAAAACAAGAAGTTTATAGATTACTTTTTAAGAAGAGGTTTTGAAACGAATTTGATTTATGAGAAGTTAAGGGAATTAGATGTTTTATGA